In the Brassica napus cultivar Da-Ae chromosome A7, Da-Ae, whole genome shotgun sequence genome, one interval contains:
- the LOC106353539 gene encoding B-box zinc finger protein 21: MKIRCDVCDKEEASVFCTADEASLCGGCDHQVHHANKLASKHLRFSLLYPSSSNNSSPVCDICQEKKALLFCQQDRAILCKDCDTSIHSANEHKKKHDRFLLTGVKLSATSSVYKPTSGSSSSSSQDCSVPSKKPLSAPQSNTSKIQLSSKIGGDSEVSQWGSTSTISEYLIDTLPGWHVEDFLDSSLPPFGFSKSGHDDGVLPYIEAEDDSTKRKNYNTVSLPSENLGIWVPQIPQTLPSSYTNQYFSQENNNNNIQFGMYNNKEKSPEEKTYAPIQNMKQQGQNKRWYDDGGFTVPQITTTLSHPPLHSNKKSRAFW; this comes from the exons ATGAAGATCAGGTGCGACGTCTGCGATAAAGAAGAAGCGTCGGTGTTTTGCACCGCCGACGAAGCGTCTTTGTGCGGCGGCTGCGACCACCAAGTCCACCACGCTAACAAGCTTGCCTCCAAACATCTCCGTTTCTCTCTCCTATACCCATCTTCCTCCAACAACTCCTCTCCTGTCTGCGACATCTGTCAG GAGAAAAAAGCTTTGTTGTTTTGTCAGCAAGATAGGGCTATCTTATGCAAAGATTGTGATACATCGATACACTCTGCCAACGAGCACAAGAAGAAACACGATAGGTTTCTTCTCACAGGGGTTAAGCTCTCTGCTACATCTTCTGTTTACAAACCAACTTCAGGATCTTCTTCCTCTAGTAGTCAAGACTGCTCTGTCCCTTCCAAGAAACCTCTCTCAGCTCCTCAGAGCAACACCTCCAAGATCCAACTTTCTTCAAAGATCGGTGGCGACTCAGAGGTGAGTCAGTGGGGCTCTACAAGCACGATTTCAGAGTACTTAATCGATACCTTACCTGGTTGGCACGTAGAGGACTTCCTCGACTCCTCGCTTCCTCCTTTTGGTTTCTCTAAG AGTGGTCATGATGATGGAGTGTTACCATATATAGAAGCAGAAGATGACAGCACTAAGAGAAAAAACTACAATACAGTGTCACTTCCATCTGAGAATTTGGGGATTTGGGTCCCTCAGATTCCACAAACTCTTCCTTCTTCATACACAAATCAGTACTTTTCTCaggaaaacaacaacaacaatattcAGTTTGGGATGtacaacaacaaagaaaaatcaCCAGAAGAGAAAACTTATGCTCCAATACAAAACATGAAACAGCAAGGACAGAACAAGAGATGGTATGATGATGGTGGCTTCACTGTCCCACAAATTACTACTACTTTAAGTCATCCTCCTCTTCATTCTAATAAAAAGTCCAGAGCTTTTTGGTAA